One region of Bacillus zhangzhouensis genomic DNA includes:
- the fdhA gene encoding formaldehyde dehydrogenase, glutathione-independent, with translation MSGNKGVVYKGAGKVAVEDIGYPDLELKDGPGVPKANVGRKCEHGVILKVVTTNICGSDQHMVRGRTTAPEGLVLGHEITGEVVEVGRDVEFIQKGDLVSVPFNIACGRCVMCKEQKTHVCLNVNPDRPGSAYGYVDMGGWVGGQSEYVMVPYADFQLLKFPDKDQAMEKILDLTMLSDIFPTGFHGAYTGGVKPGSTVYIAGAGPVGLAAAHSAQLLGASAVIVGDLNEQRLEQARSFGCETINLRKHDRIGEQITNILGEPEVDCAVDCVGFEASGHGDQGEAPATVLNTIMDITKVGGKLGIPGLYVTEDPGAVDADAKVGSLKVRIGLGWAKAHTFVTGQTPVMQYHRSLMKSILSGRAQIAKAVNATVIDLDQAPKGYSDFDSGVAKKFVIDPHGMLSR, from the coding sequence ATGTCGGGAAACAAAGGTGTCGTTTATAAAGGAGCAGGAAAAGTAGCAGTTGAGGATATTGGATACCCTGATTTGGAATTAAAAGACGGACCGGGTGTACCTAAAGCCAATGTGGGCCGAAAATGTGAGCATGGTGTCATTTTAAAAGTAGTGACGACGAATATTTGCGGAAGTGATCAGCACATGGTAAGAGGGCGTACGACTGCACCTGAAGGACTTGTCCTTGGTCATGAAATTACAGGTGAGGTCGTGGAAGTTGGGCGAGATGTGGAGTTTATTCAAAAAGGAGATCTCGTGTCCGTTCCGTTTAATATTGCATGCGGACGCTGCGTCATGTGTAAGGAACAAAAAACCCATGTGTGCTTAAATGTAAACCCGGACCGCCCAGGCTCTGCCTATGGATATGTAGATATGGGCGGATGGGTTGGCGGCCAATCCGAGTATGTCATGGTTCCATATGCAGATTTTCAACTGCTTAAATTTCCAGACAAAGATCAAGCGATGGAAAAAATCCTTGATCTCACGATGCTTTCCGATATTTTCCCGACAGGTTTTCATGGTGCTTATACGGGTGGAGTAAAGCCTGGTTCGACCGTATATATTGCAGGTGCTGGGCCAGTAGGTCTTGCAGCAGCCCATTCGGCTCAGCTTCTTGGCGCATCTGCTGTGATTGTTGGAGATCTGAATGAGCAAAGACTGGAACAGGCAAGAAGCTTCGGCTGTGAGACGATCAATCTACGAAAACATGATCGAATCGGCGAACAAATTACGAATATTTTAGGGGAGCCAGAAGTTGATTGTGCCGTCGATTGTGTCGGCTTTGAAGCTTCGGGTCATGGAGATCAGGGAGAAGCACCAGCAACTGTTTTAAATACGATTATGGATATTACTAAAGTTGGCGGCAAGCTTGGAATTCCAGGGCTTTATGTCACAGAAGATCCAGGAGCAGTGGATGCCGATGCAAAAGTCGGTTCTCTGAAAGTGCGAATTGGACTTGGCTGGGCGAAAGCTCATACCTTTGTGACAGGTCAAACCCCTGTTATGCAATATCATCGCAGTCTTATGAAATCCATTTTAAGCGGCAGAGCACAGATCGCTAAAGCCGTCAATGCGACCGTCATTGACCTTGATCAAGCCCCTAAAGGATATAGTGACTTTGATTCGGGTGTGGCGAAGAAATTTGTCATTGATCCGCACGGGATGCTTTCTCGATAA
- a CDS encoding methyltransferase domain-containing protein — protein MLTLIQSWIGKQMREPKGLFSKWVARYMEKNHHNINEWTIQLLNIQENDRILEIGTGRGTTLSKVAEKLDRGKVYGVDASRHMIKYGKRKHKKLTEQDKAVIMFGKAEQLPFEDRSFNKLFTVQTIYYLKDIEQVMKEVYRVLQVDGEVFLSFQKQELIKEQKRSTSFSTYSEQEISRLFSAYHFREVSVYHYDTYICIKALK, from the coding sequence GTGTTAACGTTGATTCAAAGCTGGATTGGAAAACAAATGAGGGAACCAAAAGGCTTGTTCTCAAAATGGGTTGCCCGCTATATGGAAAAAAATCATCATAATATCAATGAATGGACGATTCAACTCTTAAATATACAAGAAAATGACCGAATTTTAGAAATTGGGACTGGAAGAGGCACCACCTTATCAAAGGTAGCAGAAAAACTTGACCGCGGAAAAGTATATGGAGTGGATGCCTCTCGTCATATGATTAAATATGGAAAAAGAAAACATAAGAAGCTTACGGAACAGGACAAAGCCGTTATTATGTTTGGTAAGGCTGAGCAATTACCTTTTGAAGACAGATCATTCAATAAATTATTTACGGTGCAGACGATCTATTATTTGAAGGATATTGAGCAAGTCATGAAGGAAGTGTACCGCGTTCTTCAAGTGGATGGAGAAGTATTTTTATCTTTCCAAAAGCAGGAGCTGATAAAGGAACAAAAACGGTCAACATCTTTTTCAACGTACAGTGAACAAGAAATCAGCCGCCTGTTTTCAGCATATCACTTTAGAGAAGTCTCGGTTTATCACTATGATACATACATCTGTATCAAAGCCTTAAAATGA
- a CDS encoding YrzI family small protein: MTIHLFFITLTIKRKYKDIETVLYEQEVETFYEEMKQKQLKYLN; this comes from the coding sequence ATGACAATCCATTTATTTTTTATTACATTGACGATCAAGCGTAAATATAAGGATATTGAGACCGTTCTTTACGAACAAGAAGTCGAAACATTTTATGAAGAAATGAAACAGAAACAACTAAAGTATTTGAACTAA
- a CDS encoding YrhC family protein codes for MKKKWSDLVTDYKQYAFILLAVSTFLYIGTILPNQHIEASPKMLMMGIDCVFLLAAFVCVKRAIFFQKKLQELDED; via the coding sequence GTGAAGAAAAAGTGGAGTGATTTAGTGACAGATTACAAGCAGTACGCTTTTATTCTGCTTGCTGTCAGCACCTTTTTATATATTGGTACAATTTTACCGAATCAGCACATCGAAGCATCTCCAAAAATGCTAATGATGGGAATAGATTGTGTTTTCTTACTAGCAGCTTTTGTCTGTGTTAAACGTGCGATTTTCTTTCAAAAGAAACTGCAAGAATTAGATGAAGATTGA
- a CDS encoding bifunctional cystathionine gamma-lyase/homocysteine desulfhydrase translates to MKPKTMMIHSGTTGDERTGAVSVPIYQVSTYKQPKAGEHTGYEYSRTANPTRTALETVIRDLEGGANGYAFGSGMAAITAVMMLFNSGDHIVLTDDVYGGTYRVITKVLNRIGIHATFVDTSDPEAVKQAILPETKAVYIESPTNPLLKMTDLKAIGELTKEANILMIVDNTFFTPYVQKPIEYGADIVLHSATKYLGGHSDVVGGLVVTATKELGEELHFVQNSTGGILGPQDSWLLMRGMKTLGLRMEAHQQNAQKIAEFLEQHSAVTRVYYPGLDTHPGHELAKTQASGFGGMISFDIGKEEHVDVFLSQLKLFTIAESLGAVESLISVPARMTHASIPKDRREELGITDGLIRISVGIEDVDDLLNDIKQGLNALANG, encoded by the coding sequence ATGAAACCAAAAACAATGATGATTCACAGCGGAACAACGGGTGATGAAAGAACAGGCGCTGTGTCTGTGCCTATTTACCAAGTGAGCACTTATAAGCAGCCGAAAGCAGGCGAACATACGGGGTATGAATACTCCAGAACAGCAAATCCAACAAGAACAGCACTGGAAACAGTCATTCGCGATCTTGAAGGAGGAGCAAACGGCTACGCATTTGGTTCAGGGATGGCAGCCATTACAGCTGTGATGATGCTGTTTAACAGCGGGGATCATATTGTGCTGACAGATGATGTGTACGGCGGGACCTACCGCGTCATCACAAAGGTGCTAAACCGCATTGGCATTCATGCTACCTTTGTTGACACAAGTGATCCTGAAGCAGTGAAACAAGCCATTTTACCTGAAACAAAAGCCGTTTACATTGAATCACCAACCAATCCTTTACTCAAAATGACGGATCTAAAAGCCATCGGCGAATTGACGAAAGAGGCCAACATCTTGATGATTGTCGACAATACATTTTTCACACCGTATGTCCAAAAGCCGATTGAATATGGCGCGGACATTGTCTTGCATAGTGCGACTAAATATTTAGGCGGTCATAGTGATGTTGTAGGCGGGCTTGTCGTCACAGCGACGAAAGAGCTTGGGGAAGAACTGCACTTTGTTCAAAACTCGACAGGCGGAATTCTTGGACCGCAGGATTCATGGCTTCTCATGAGAGGGATGAAAACGCTTGGGCTAAGAATGGAAGCACACCAACAAAATGCACAGAAAATCGCAGAGTTTTTAGAACAACATTCAGCCGTTACACGTGTTTATTATCCAGGTCTCGATACTCACCCTGGCCATGAACTGGCGAAAACACAAGCATCCGGCTTCGGCGGAATGATCTCTTTTGATATTGGAAAAGAAGAACATGTTGATGTATTTTTAAGCCAGCTAAAACTGTTTACGATCGCAGAAAGCCTTGGAGCGGTAGAAAGCTTAATTTCTGTCCCTGCCCGGATGACCCATGCGTCCATTCCAAAAGACCGCAGGGAGGAGCTTGGCATCACAGATGGTTTAATTCGTATTTCCGTCGGGATTGAAGATGTTGATGATTTATTAAATGATATCAAACAAGGACTGAACGCACTAGCGAATGGATAG
- a CDS encoding cysteine synthase family protein — protein MAVIKDITELIGRTPLLKLSGIGVPEGVEVYAKLEMMNPGGSIKDRLGDMLIREALASGKLRPGGTIIEATAGNTGIGLALSARKHQLQTIFCVPEHFSQEKQQLMKALGAEIIHTPRKEGMKGAIDQALKLEASLDNAYCVLQFKNQVNPLTYYRTLGPELWSDLKGNINVFVAGAGSGGTFQGCAAYLKEQHQAIKTVVVEPEGSILNGGDPGPHRTEGIGLEFIPDYMEQALFDDIYTVSDDEAFRMVKAAAEKEGVLIGSSSGAALFAALEEAKKAAPGTVIVTIFPDSSERYLSKGIYEGGK, from the coding sequence ATGGCTGTTATAAAGGATATTACCGAATTAATTGGCCGCACACCGCTTTTAAAGCTGTCAGGGATTGGCGTCCCAGAAGGTGTTGAGGTGTATGCAAAGCTTGAGATGATGAATCCAGGTGGAAGTATTAAGGATCGTTTAGGTGACATGCTCATCAGAGAAGCATTAGCATCTGGCAAACTGCGTCCAGGCGGAACCATTATTGAAGCAACTGCTGGAAACACAGGAATTGGGCTTGCCCTAAGTGCAAGAAAGCATCAATTGCAAACCATTTTTTGTGTACCAGAACATTTTAGTCAAGAAAAACAACAGCTGATGAAGGCGCTCGGTGCAGAGATTATTCACACGCCGAGAAAAGAAGGCATGAAGGGTGCGATAGATCAAGCCCTTAAACTAGAAGCAAGTCTTGACAATGCCTACTGTGTTTTACAGTTTAAAAACCAAGTAAATCCATTGACTTACTACAGAACGCTCGGTCCGGAATTATGGTCCGACTTAAAAGGGAATATTAATGTATTCGTGGCAGGAGCAGGATCTGGCGGGACTTTTCAAGGTTGTGCCGCCTATTTAAAAGAGCAGCATCAGGCGATAAAAACAGTGGTTGTGGAGCCTGAAGGGTCGATTTTAAATGGAGGGGACCCGGGGCCTCATAGAACGGAAGGAATTGGCCTTGAATTTATCCCAGATTATATGGAGCAGGCTTTATTCGATGACATTTATACTGTCAGTGATGACGAGGCGTTTCGAATGGTGAAAGCAGCAGCTGAAAAAGAAGGTGTTCTCATCGGCAGCTCTTCTGGTGCCGCTTTATTTGCCGCTTTAGAGGAAGCAAAGAAAGCAGCACCTGGAACAGTCATTGTCACCATTTTTCCTGACAGCAGTGAGCGATATTTAAGTAAAGGAATTTATGAGGGAGGAAAATAG
- the mtnN gene encoding 5'-methylthioadenosine/S-adenosylhomocysteine nucleosidase yields MKIAVIGAMEEEVTILRGQLKNATQENIAGCEFTTGVYEDKEVILLKSGIGKVNAAVSTTLLLDRFQPDYVINTGSAGGFHHSLNVGDIVISTDVRHHDVDVTIFDYEYGQVPGLPAAFIADEKLVKMAEESALEIDHIQVAKGTIATGDSFMNDPDRVAFVRAKFPDLYAVEMEAAAVAQVCQLFGTPFVVVRALSDIAGKESNISFDQFLEQAAIHSTDLVLRMIKQTQ; encoded by the coding sequence TTGAAAATAGCAGTTATAGGTGCAATGGAAGAAGAAGTGACGATTTTAAGAGGTCAATTAAAAAATGCTACACAAGAAAACATCGCTGGGTGTGAATTTACAACAGGTGTTTACGAAGATAAAGAAGTGATTTTATTAAAATCAGGGATTGGAAAAGTAAATGCTGCGGTCAGCACAACATTACTGCTTGACCGCTTTCAGCCAGATTATGTGATTAATACAGGATCTGCTGGCGGTTTCCATCACTCATTAAATGTAGGTGATATTGTCATCTCTACTGATGTGAGACATCATGATGTAGATGTGACCATCTTTGATTACGAATATGGACAAGTGCCGGGACTTCCAGCTGCTTTCATTGCGGATGAAAAGCTTGTGAAGATGGCAGAGGAATCTGCTTTAGAGATTGATCATATTCAAGTGGCAAAAGGAACAATTGCAACAGGAGATTCATTTATGAATGATCCGGATCGTGTAGCGTTTGTGAGAGCGAAGTTTCCAGATCTATACGCGGTGGAAATGGAAGCTGCAGCCGTTGCACAGGTCTGCCAGCTCTTTGGTACCCCATTTGTTGTCGTTCGTGCGCTATCGGATATTGCAGGGAAAGAATCCAATATCTCCTTTGATCAATTCCTTGAGCAAGCAGCGATTCACTCAACCGACCTTGTCTTGCGTATGATAAAGCAAACACAATAA
- a CDS encoding class I SAM-dependent methyltransferase — protein sequence MGREFLSLFDHWADSYDDTVSGHDEQYKEVFRRYPAILKEIAGRSGQYVLEFGSGTGNLTALLLAADKNVFGVEPSDAMKKAALQKGVPDVFHDGDFLSFSAPPFEPDTIVSSYAFHHLTDEEKKQAIHTYSNILHSDGKIVFADTMFQNQAAHQAEIDKAKAAGFDQLAEDLETEYYPSIDVLKQIFEEEGFSTFFQQMNDFVWIVEAKKRE from the coding sequence ATGGGACGTGAGTTTCTTTCTTTATTTGATCATTGGGCTGACTCTTATGACGACACGGTAAGTGGTCATGACGAGCAGTATAAAGAAGTGTTTCGCCGGTATCCCGCTATTTTAAAAGAGATTGCCGGCCGTTCTGGCCAATATGTTCTTGAGTTTGGAAGCGGTACAGGGAATCTTACAGCGCTACTCCTTGCAGCTGATAAAAACGTGTTTGGTGTTGAACCATCAGATGCCATGAAAAAAGCGGCTCTTCAAAAAGGAGTACCAGATGTATTTCATGATGGGGATTTTTTATCATTTTCAGCGCCGCCTTTTGAGCCAGATACGATCGTCAGCTCATATGCTTTCCACCATTTAACGGACGAAGAAAAAAAACAAGCCATTCACACCTATAGCAACATCCTTCACTCAGATGGTAAAATAGTCTTTGCTGATACAATGTTTCAAAATCAAGCAGCACATCAAGCTGAAATAGACAAAGCAAAAGCTGCAGGGTTCGATCAGCTTGCAGAGGATTTAGAAACGGAATATTATCCATCCATTGATGTGCTAAAGCAAATCTTTGAAGAAGAAGGTTTTAGCACATTCTTTCAACAAATGAATGATTTTGTTTGGATCGTAGAAGCAAAGAAAAGGGAATGA
- a CDS encoding YrzA family protein has product MDFQLDFLKDKIEFFEAASLKELEQKIQKQIEHNQAILLGVHSVSHQTTVIDERILYTAVVHFKANV; this is encoded by the coding sequence ATGGATTTTCAGCTGGATTTTTTAAAGGATAAAATTGAATTTTTTGAAGCAGCATCTTTAAAAGAACTTGAACAAAAAATTCAAAAACAAATTGAACATAATCAGGCGATCCTGCTGGGCGTTCATTCTGTCAGTCATCAAACGACTGTGATCGATGAGCGGATTCTGTATACAGCGGTTGTTCATTTTAAAGCGAATGTCTAA
- a CDS encoding YrrS family protein encodes MSRNSRFEHRDKRRKANMVLNILIGIVVVLILVVASSLLIFNKPKDSDVAKEPSKTAPATSENKQNSQEDVKDPKKDTSDGADAKKDDSSDQDDDTMKTDDEEKPNKDALKDAKVTDGGKTSDVDKTYENDDWEPVGTEQSGSHTATYDSNSKDWKEMIKAMSYATGISEDQMTVLWLGNNGGPQDAKGTIRDRSTGERYRVEITWVDGKGWKPVKVEKLR; translated from the coding sequence TTGAGTAGAAATTCTCGATTTGAACATCGTGATAAGCGCAGAAAGGCAAATATGGTGCTTAACATATTAATTGGTATCGTTGTGGTGCTTATTTTGGTTGTCGCATCGAGTTTGTTAATTTTTAATAAGCCGAAAGATTCAGATGTAGCGAAAGAGCCATCTAAAACGGCACCTGCAACAAGTGAAAATAAACAAAACTCACAAGAAGATGTGAAAGATCCAAAGAAAGACACATCAGATGGTGCAGATGCAAAAAAAGATGACTCATCTGATCAAGACGACGATACGATGAAGACAGATGATGAAGAAAAGCCTAATAAAGATGCGTTAAAAGACGCCAAAGTAACAGACGGCGGCAAAACGAGTGACGTAGACAAAACATACGAAAACGATGACTGGGAGCCTGTAGGAACAGAGCAATCCGGTTCACATACAGCAACCTATGATTCCAACTCAAAAGACTGGAAAGAAATGATCAAAGCCATGTCCTATGCGACAGGAATTTCAGAAGATCAAATGACCGTTCTTTGGTTAGGAAATAACGGAGGTCCTCAAGATGCAAAAGGAACCATCCGTGATCGATCAACAGGTGAACGCTACCGCGTGGAAATTACGTGGGTGGATGGAAAAGGATGGAAACCTGTGAAGGTTGAAAAATTAAGATAA
- a CDS encoding penicillin-binding protein 2, with protein sequence MRKKRRIQWTGAIIFMLLLGLLMRLAEIQLFFTESFSKLDINLIQESVKQRTEEVVISDGRGEFLDRNGQALLTKEQPAVIIFPFLQYDLPHLQQTASILEMEENELKKQLTETKKPLILKDDMTKKKLKDINDMKYSGVYGVYMKEKDKKRLALHTLGFTSENPELLRKRYPDKKELSIRTEIGTFGLESTFDEFLLPEQDTKLLYHVDGKGNPLFGMDVKYTAEAHSFYPLQVQTTIDEDMQAEMEKVLKEQGVEKGGAVLLDIESSRVLAMASTPNVTSKSRHEARNYMLTAIAPGSVFKTAVLAAAIEKNLDQPQTMYDCRKNLYGEPEGKQEVLNLSDSFSQSCNYTFATLAERLIQTDDQIIEKTAAKLGLIDRAGWEGDVYHKQHFKQFDREETGSVWGDKRDKHVKKAIAQTAIGQKNVKTTPLQIANMMATIARGGERKEVKIAEKVLYQNGTTLLAFPNKRPGGDSIDRYTAQKLQKYLRQVVTSDKGTGRRFQDLPYDVAGKSGTAQTGSQDKKGNPLYHKWFAGYFPVEKPTYALVVVHLDETSGRAKTNDAFYDIVKKVNEIEKKQT encoded by the coding sequence ATGCGCAAAAAAAGAAGGATTCAATGGACAGGTGCGATTATTTTTATGCTATTGCTTGGTCTTCTGATGAGACTGGCAGAGATTCAGCTATTTTTCACAGAATCTTTTTCAAAGCTTGATATCAATTTAATACAAGAAAGTGTCAAACAGCGAACAGAAGAAGTTGTCATTTCAGACGGACGCGGTGAGTTTTTAGATCGAAACGGTCAAGCGCTTCTTACAAAAGAACAGCCCGCGGTTATCATATTTCCTTTCCTGCAATATGATCTCCCCCACTTACAGCAAACCGCCTCGATTCTTGAGATGGAAGAGAATGAACTCAAAAAACAGTTAACAGAAACGAAAAAGCCTCTTATTTTAAAAGATGACATGACAAAAAAAAAGCTGAAAGACATCAATGATATGAAATATTCAGGTGTGTACGGCGTATATATGAAAGAGAAGGACAAAAAAAGACTTGCCCTCCACACATTAGGCTTCACAAGCGAAAATCCAGAATTACTGAGAAAACGTTATCCTGACAAAAAAGAGCTTTCCATTCGTACTGAAATCGGTACATTTGGGCTGGAAAGCACCTTTGACGAATTTCTATTACCCGAGCAAGACACAAAATTGTTATATCATGTGGACGGAAAGGGAAACCCTTTGTTCGGTATGGACGTCAAATATACAGCAGAAGCTCATTCCTTTTATCCACTTCAGGTACAGACAACAATAGATGAAGACATGCAAGCTGAAATGGAGAAGGTGCTCAAAGAACAAGGCGTTGAAAAAGGCGGTGCCGTTCTGCTCGACATTGAAAGCAGCCGTGTGCTAGCAATGGCGAGTACCCCAAATGTTACAAGTAAAAGCCGGCATGAGGCAAGAAATTACATGCTGACAGCTATTGCACCAGGCTCTGTCTTTAAAACGGCTGTGCTTGCCGCGGCAATCGAAAAAAACCTTGACCAGCCACAAACCATGTATGACTGTCGAAAGAATTTATATGGAGAGCCTGAAGGAAAACAGGAAGTGCTGAATCTGTCTGACAGCTTCTCGCAGAGCTGCAATTATACCTTTGCGACACTTGCTGAAAGGCTCATTCAAACAGATGATCAAATCATCGAAAAGACGGCTGCAAAGCTTGGACTCATAGATCGAGCTGGCTGGGAAGGGGATGTCTATCATAAGCAGCACTTCAAACAGTTTGATCGTGAAGAAACAGGCAGTGTGTGGGGAGATAAAAGAGACAAGCATGTCAAAAAAGCCATTGCACAAACCGCAATAGGACAAAAAAATGTCAAAACGACTCCTTTGCAAATCGCGAATATGATGGCAACGATCGCAAGAGGAGGAGAACGAAAAGAAGTGAAAATCGCAGAAAAAGTGCTGTATCAAAACGGGACAACGCTGCTTGCCTTTCCAAACAAACGGCCTGGAGGAGACAGTATAGACCGCTATACAGCTCAAAAGCTGCAAAAATACTTAAGACAGGTGGTGACTTCTGATAAGGGAACCGGAAGAAGATTTCAAGATTTGCCATACGATGTAGCGGGAAAATCAGGTACTGCCCAAACCGGCAGTCAAGACAAAAAGGGGAATCCGCTTTATCATAAGTGGTTTGCTGGATACTTTCCGGTAGAAAAACCAACATACGCCCTTGTCGTTGTTCACCTTGACGAGACAAGTGGCCGGGCTAAGACAAATGATGCATTTTATGATATTGTAAAAAAGGTCAATGAAATTGAAAAGAAACAGACATAG
- the greA gene encoding transcription elongation factor GreA has translation MAQEKVFPMTEEGKRKLEEELEYLKTVKRKEVVERIKIARSFGDLSENSEYDSAKEEQAFVEGRITTLDNMIRNAKIIEDEGNSNVVSLGKTVTFVELPDGEEESYTIVGSAEADPFEGKISNDSPIAKSLLGKQVDDKVTVQTPGGEMFVQIVKIS, from the coding sequence ATGGCACAAGAGAAAGTATTTCCAATGACAGAAGAAGGAAAGCGCAAATTAGAAGAAGAGCTTGAATATTTGAAAACGGTTAAACGTAAAGAGGTTGTAGAGCGTATAAAAATCGCTAGAAGCTTTGGAGACCTCTCTGAAAACTCGGAATATGATTCTGCTAAAGAAGAGCAGGCATTTGTAGAAGGCCGTATTACAACACTTGATAATATGATTCGTAATGCCAAAATTATTGAAGATGAAGGAAATTCAAATGTGGTCTCACTTGGTAAAACGGTGACATTCGTTGAATTACCAGACGGAGAAGAAGAGTCTTACACCATTGTTGGAAGTGCAGAAGCTGATCCGTTCGAAGGCAAGATTTCAAACGATTCACCTATTGCAAAAAGCCTTTTAGGTAAACAAGTAGACGACAAAGTAACCGTCCAAACACCTGGCGGAGAAATGTTCGTCCAAATTGTAAAAATTTCATAA